One genomic region from Prunus persica cultivar Lovell chromosome G3, Prunus_persica_NCBIv2, whole genome shotgun sequence encodes:
- the LOC18781721 gene encoding high affinity nitrate transporter 2.7, whose translation MEAEAETEANPEQVDHLFSLPVDADQKATEFRLFSIAPPHMLAFHLAWFSLFSNFFSTFSIPPLLAVIQDDLNLTDTDTGRAGTAAFLGSIFSRIAMGPICDLVGPRIAIATLSLITAPVILSTSLVSSPHSFIALRFLTGFSLANFVANQFWMSCMFSGCVVGLANGFSAGWANMGSGVTQLVMPLIYTLIMSFNVPSSTAWRLAFIVPAVFQAVTALLVLAFGQDVPSGSYRSLKKVNIGKESLCKVFCHGAKNYRAWILALTYGFCFGVEMTTDNIIAQYFYDRFDVNIQVAGIIAGSFGMANFFSRPSGGLVSDRMGRRFGMRGRLWGLWVTQTVAGLLCLLLGRVNSLWGSILVMCAFSVFVQAASGLTFGVVPFVSKRSLGVVSGITGSGGTVGAVITQLLLFSGSKFSKQTGISLMGIMMIVCTLPISLIYFPQSGGMFCGPSYGSDDRLKGPETDETNHYRLLQ comes from the exons ATGGAAGCTGAAGCTGAAACTGAAGCTAATCCTGAACAAGTAGATCATCTGTTTTCATTACCAGTAGATGCTGATCAAAAGGCCACAGAGTTTAGGCTATTCTCAATTGCGCCACCGCACATGCTCGCCTTCCACCTTGCAtggttctctcttttctccaaCTTCTTCTCCACCTTCTCCATCCCTCCCCTCCTCGCCGTCATCCAAGACGACCTCAATCTCACGGACACGGACACCGGCCGAGCCGGCACGGCCGCCTTCCTCGGCTCCATCTTCTCCCGCATTGCCATGGGCCCCATCTGCGACCTCGTGGGCCCGCGCATCGCCATCGCCACCCTCTCCCTCATCACCGCCCCCGTCATCCTCTCCACCTCCCTCGTCTCCTCCCCGCACTCCTTCATTGCCCTCCGCTTCCTCACCGGCTTTTCGCTCGCCAACTTCGTCGCCAACCAGTTCTGGATGAGCTGCATGTTCTCCGGCTGCGTCGTCGGCCTCGCCAACGGCTTCTCCGCCGGCTGGGCCAACATGGGATCCGGCGTCACCCAGTTGGTCATGCCCCTCATTTATACTCTCATCATGTCCTTCAACGTACCGTCCTCCACAGCTTGGAGGCTTGCATTTATTGTGCCCGCAGTTTTCCAAGCTGTCACAGCCTTATTGGTCCTGGCTTTCGGGCAAGACGTACCTTCTGGGAGCTACAGAAGCTTGAAGAAGGTTAATATTGGCAAAGAGAGCTTGTGCAAAGTTTTCTGTCACGGGGCCAAGAATTACAGAGCTTGGATTTTGGCCTTGACTTATGGATTCTGTTTTGGGGTGGAGATGACGACTGATAATATAATAGCTCAGTATTTCTACGACAGGTTTGATGTGAATATTCAAGTGGCGGGGATCATAGCGGGGAGCTTTGGGATGGCGAATTTCTTTTCGAGGCCGAGCGGAGGGTTGGTTTCTGATAGGATGGGGAGAAGGTTTGGGATGAGAGGGAGATTGTGGGGGTTGTGGGTGACGCAGACAGTGGCTGGGTTGTTGTGCTTGTTACTCGGGCGAGTCAACTCGCTCTGGGGATCCATACTTGTCATGTGTGCCTTCTCTGTCTTTGTTCAAGCAGCCTCGGGCCTAACGTTTGGTGTGGTTCCCTTTGTGTCCAAAAG GTCACTAGGTGTGGTATCGGGGATTACAGGCAGTGGAGGGACTGTAGGGGCGGTGATAACCCAGCTGTTGCTGTTCTCAGGCTCTAAATTCTCCAAGCAGACGGGCATTTCTCTGATGGGTATCATGATGATTGTGTGCACTCTCCCAATCTCCCTTATCTACTTTCCTCAGTCGGGTGGAATGTTCTGTGGCCCTTCCTATGGCTCTGATGATCGTCTCAAGGGGCCAGAAACTGATGAAACAAACCATTATCGCTTGCTCCAATAA